The following coding sequences are from one Prochlorococcus sp. MIT 0604 window:
- a CDS encoding AlpA family transcriptional regulator: protein MKDLRSPIPLDRYFLTISETCNVFSTSRSTLTRMEKNGLFPKRVKITPKKVGYKTYELRKHYQENY, encoded by the coding sequence ATGAAAGACTTAAGGTCTCCAATACCTTTGGATAGGTATTTCTTGACTATTAGTGAGACATGTAATGTGTTCTCTACGTCAAGATCAACACTTACTCGCATGGAAAAGAATGGTCTTTTCCCAAAAAGAGTAAAAATCACACCTAAAAAGGTCGGATATAAAACATACGAATTAAGAAAACACTATCAGGAAAACTACTAA